The proteins below are encoded in one region of Micromonospora pisi:
- a CDS encoding TetR/AcrR family transcriptional regulator, which yields MSPRPPASERLDRDEVLSTALALADADGLDAVTLRRVAAAWNVTPMALYWHFKDKDALLDALVERILGEVDLTASGKADLRTVMTALLRVLRAHPALAEITPTRFMRTDAGIDLAERVIALLRAEGHSPVAAAQLSIFLLNALIGLVIRQPGDPAAADPALRESLLTAKRARLKSLSSQDYPHLTETADFFLGLPDEQEYYERGLTMLLDGVRLT from the coding sequence ATGTCACCCCGACCCCCCGCCTCCGAACGACTCGACCGCGACGAGGTCCTGTCCACCGCCCTCGCCCTCGCCGACGCCGACGGACTCGACGCCGTCACGCTGCGCCGGGTCGCCGCCGCCTGGAACGTCACACCCATGGCGCTGTACTGGCACTTCAAGGACAAGGACGCCCTGCTCGACGCGCTGGTCGAACGGATCCTCGGCGAGGTGGACCTGACCGCCAGCGGCAAGGCCGACCTGCGAACCGTGATGACGGCTCTGCTGCGCGTCCTGCGTGCGCACCCCGCCCTCGCCGAGATCACGCCGACCCGCTTCATGCGCACGGACGCCGGCATCGATCTGGCCGAGCGGGTCATCGCACTGCTGCGCGCCGAGGGGCACTCGCCGGTGGCCGCCGCCCAGCTAAGCATCTTCCTGCTCAACGCGCTGATCGGGTTGGTGATCCGCCAGCCGGGTGACCCCGCCGCCGCCGACCCGGCCCTGCGGGAGTCCCTGCTCACAGCCAAGCGCGCGCGACTGAAGTCACTCTCCTCGCAGGACTACCCCCACCTGACCGAAACCGCCGACTTCTTCCTCGGCCTGCCCGACGAGCAGGAGTACTACGAGCGAGGTCTGACCATGCTCCTCGACGGGGTACGTCTCACCTGA